The Triticum aestivum cultivar Chinese Spring chromosome 7B, IWGSC CS RefSeq v2.1, whole genome shotgun sequence genome window below encodes:
- the LOC123157507 gene encoding uncharacterized protein, translated as MLSRPQGEIPFPTNPSIYPFSLPLHAHFLSPFPTFLPPPSSRLQLRVSRPRPPASPPAPYAMSKQGGKAKPLKQAKVAEKDYDENDLAYLQKKKDEQKALKELKAKAGQKGALGGSGLKKSGKK; from the exons ATGCTCTCCCGACCACAAGGCGAGATTCCATTTCCCACCAACCCCTCTATATATCCCTTTTCTCTTCCCCTCCACGCCCATTTCCTCTCGCCTTTCCCCACCTTCCTTCCTCCCCCGTCGTCGCGGCTCCAGCTTAGGGTTTCTCGCCCCCGCCCTCCCGCCTCACCGCCGGCCCCGTACGCCATGTCGAAGCAAG GAGGGAAGGCCAAGCCGCTCAAGCAGGCCAAGGTCGCCGAGAAGGACTATGACGAG AATGACCTGGCATACCTCCAGAAGAAGAAGGATGAGCAAAAG GCCCTGAAGGAGCTGAAGGCCAAGGCAGGCCAGAAGGGTGCGCTGGGAGGATCCGGTCTCAAGAAGAGTGGGAAGAAATGA